A genomic stretch from Malus domestica chromosome 15, GDT2T_hap1 includes:
- the LOC103436745 gene encoding bifunctional 3-dehydroquinate dehydratase/shikimate dehydrogenase, chloroplastic-like, giving the protein MDSPQNVLLASDGLQVGVDGVRRSSTVICAPIMAESVDKMVIDMGKAKALGADLVEIRLDHLKDFNCNEDLKILIKESPLPTLVTYRPKWEGGQYDGDEKYRLDALRLAMEVGADFIDVELQVAHEFIDSIYGKKPEKFKVIVSSHNYQETPSVEALGNLVAKIQATGADIVKIATSALDITDVARIFHVTVHSQVPTIGLVMGERGLISRILCAKFSGHLTFGTLDSGIVSAPGQPTIKDILHLYNFRQIGPDTKVFGIVGKPVSHSKSPMLYNEAFKSVCFNGVYVHLLVDDIAKFLHTYSSKDFAGFSVTIPHKEAALECCDEVDPVAKAIGAINCIIRRPTDGKLFGFNTDYVGAISAIEDGLKGSHNNGSLTGSPLAGRLFVVIGAGGAGKALAYGAKQKGARIAIANRTYDRARELADTIGGDALSLADLDNFHPEDGMILANTTSIGMQPKVDETPISKHALRSYSLVFDAVYTPKMTRLLKEAKESGATVVSGLEMFIGQAYEQFERFTGLPAPRELFRRVMDGSS; this is encoded by the exons ATGGATTCTCCCCAAAACGTTTTG CTTGCTTCTGATGGCCTGCAAGTGGGAGTTGACGGCGTGAGGAGGAGTTCGACCGTCATTTGTGCTCCAATAATGGCAGAATCCGTCGATAAGATGGTGATTGATATGGGCAAGGCCAAAGCCCTTGGTGCTGACCTTGTGGAGATTAGATTGGATCATTTAAAAGACTTCAATTGCAATGAAGATCTCAAGATCCTTATTAAAGAATCCCCTTTGCCAACACTTGTCACGTATAG ACCAAAGTGGGAAGGTGGTCAGTATGATGGTGATGAAAAATATCGACTGGATGCGCTTCGATTAGCAATGGAGGTCGGAGCTGATTTCATTGATGTTGAGCTTCAG GTTGCTCATGAATTCATTGACTCCATATATGGGAAGAAGCCTGAAAAGTTTAAAGTTATTGTCTCTTCTCACAACTATCAAGAAACTCCATCAGTTGAGGCTCTTGGAAATCTTGTTGCAAAAATACAAGCCACTGGAGCTGACATAGTTAAGATTGCAACCAGTGCTTTGGATATCACGGATGTCGCACGCATTTTTCACGTAACCGTGCATTCTCAA GTCCCGACGATAGGACTTGTAATGGGTGAGAGGGGGTTGATCTCACGGATCCTTTGCGCAAAATTTAGTGGTCATCTTACTTTTGGTACACTTGACTCAGGAATAGTTTCAGCTCCTGGTCAACCAACTATTAAGGATATTTTACATCTATACAATTTTAGGCAGATAGGGCCTGACACAAAAGTGTTTGGCATTGTTGGGAAGCCTGTCAGCCACAGCAAATCACCTATGTTGTACAACGAAGCATTCAAGTCAGTATGTTTCAATGGAGTTTATGTACATTTGTTGGTAGATGACATTGCAAAGTTTCTCCATACTTACTCTTCAAAGGATTTTGCTGGTTTCAG CGTTACAATTCCGCACAAGGAAGCTGCACTTGAGTGTTGTGATGAAGTTGATCCAGTTGCAAAG GCCATAGGAGCTATTAATTGTATCATACGGAGACCAACCGATGGGAAGTTATTTGGATTCAATACGGACTATGTAGGAGCTATCTCAGCTATTGAAGACGGACTGAAAG GTTCACATAATAATGGCAGTTTAACTGGTTCACCTTTAGCTGGTAGGCTGTTTGTTGTTATTGGTGCTGGAGGTGCTGGAAAGGCACTTGCTTATGGTGCAAAACAGAAGGGCGCAAGGATTGCAATTGCCAATCGCACTTATG aTCGAGCCAGAGAACTTGCAGACACAATTGGAGGGGATGCTTTGTCTCTTGCTGATTTAGATAATTTCCACCCGGAGGATGGCATGATTCTTGCAAATACAACATCTATTGGCATGCAACCAAAAGTTGATGAGACACCAATTTCTAAG CATGCTCTGAGATCTTACTCGTTGGTTTTTGATGCCGTCTACACCCCCAAAATGACCCGACTCTTGAAAGAAGCAAAAGAGTCCGGGGCCACAGTTGTTAGTGGGTTGGAGATGTTCATTGGACAGGCATATGAACAGTTTGAGAGGTTCACTGGGTTGCCTG CCCCAAGGGAACTCTTTCGGAGAGTAATGGATGGTAGCTCTTGA